The DNA window CGGTCATCGACATGGGGGGACAGGATACCAAGGCGATCAAGACCGGGCCCGATGGATCCGTCCTCGATTTCGCGATGAACGACAAGTGCGCGGCCGGGACCGGGCGCTTCCTGTCGGCGGCGGCCGACGTCACCGGGGTCAGCCTCGACGAGATCGGTCCCCTGGCGCTCCAGGCCAAGGTCCCCGTGCGCCTGACCTCGGTCTGCACGGTGTTCGTCGAGTCCGACATCATGTCGTACCTCGCCCAGCGAAAGACGGTGGAGGACATCCTCGGCGGCGTCCACAAGGCCATCGCCACTCGCACGATGTCGCTCGTCCGTCGGGTGGGCGTCGAGGACGAGGTGACCTTCACCGGAGGCGTCTCGCGCAACATCGGCATGGTGCGGGCGCTGGAAGCCGTGCTGGGCCGGCCCCTCAACGTGAGCGACGAGGGGCATTACATGGGCGCCCTCGGCGCGGCCCTCTTCGCCCTCGAGCGCGCCCAGGCGGCGGCCGCGGGCGACCGAGCCCCCGCGGTCGCGGGCAGGAGCTGAGCCATGCTGGTGGCCGGGGTCGACCTCGGGTCGGGAACGACGAAGTGCGTCCTCGTCGACGAGCAGGGGGCGGTGCGGGGGCGCGGCTCGATCCGCACCAAGGTCGACTTCGCGAAGGTCGCCCGCGAGACGCTGGAGGCCGCCCGGCTCGACGCGGGTCCGACGGGCGGGGACGTCGGCTACGTGGCGACGACGGGGCTCGGGCGGTACGCCATCCCGTTCCGCGACATCCAGATCACGGACCTCACCTGCGGCGCCCGCGGCGCCGCCGCGCTGTGCCCCGAGAGCCGCTACGTCCTCGACATCGGCGCCCAGTGCTCGCGCGCGATCAAGCTGCGGGACGGCGGCAAGGTGAAAGAGTTCCACATGAACGAGAAGTGCGCGGCCGGCTCGGGCGGTTTCCTCGAGCGGGCGGCCAAGTACCTCGAGGTCACGATCACCGACATCGGGCCGCTCTCCCTGCGCGCCGCCAAGTCCCGGCCGATCTCGAGCGTCTGCGCCGTGCTGGCGGAGTCCGAGATCATCAACCACGTCTCGGATGGCGCGACGGTGGAGAGCATCCTCCGGGGGATCCACGACTCGCTGGCGGATCGGGCCCTGTCGCTGCTCAAGCGGGTCGGGCTCGACGGGGCGGTGGCCTTCATCGGCGGCGTCGCCCAGCAGGAGGGCATGGTCGTCGCCCTGCGGGAGAAGCTCAGGGTGCCCGTCCACGTGCCGGAGTCACCTCAGTTCACGACGGCGCTCGGGGCCGCGCTCCTCGGCCTTCAGCGGTATCGCAAGCTCGCGACGATCGCGACGGGAGGACGACCATGATCGGCGTCGTCGACTACTGGTGCAACCTCTTCACGCCGGAGGGAATCCGGGCGTGCTTCGAGGATCAGGAGGAGCTGCGCGAGGTATTCCGGTGGTGGCGGATGGAGGACCGTCTCAAGGGCCACTCCCCCAAGGAGTTTCTGGGCCTCATGGACGAGGCCGGCGTGGAGACGGTCCTCGTCCCCGCCGCCAAGATGCGCTCGTTCCGGACGCAGCGCCTCATCTGGGACGTCGCGGTCCGAGACGTGGCGGAGCTCTGCGAGGCCGCGCCGGACCGGATCGCCGGCCTCTACGGGATCGACCCCTGGAGCCGGATGGGCGGCGTCCGCGAGCTGGAGGAGGCCGTGCGGCGCCAGAGGTTCGTCGGCGCCCACCTCCACCCCTACGGCTTCGGCCTTCCCCTGAACGCCGCCGCCTACTACCCGTTCTATGCCAAGTGTGTCGAGCTCGACGTGCCGCTCGTCGTCCAGGTGGGCCACTCGGCCGAATCCATGCCGAGCGCCCTCGGGCGGCCGCTTCTCCTCGACGACGTGGCGCTCTACTTCCCCGAGCTCCGGATCGTGGCCGCCCACACCGGCTGGCCCTGGGTCGAGGAGCTGGTGGCCCTGGCCTGGAAGCACCCCAACGTCTACATCGGCACCTCGGCCCACGCGCCGAGGTATTGGGACCCGGCCCTGGTCCGCTTCCTCAGCTCGCGAGGGGTGGGCAAGGTCCTCTTCGGCACCGACTATCCCGTCCTCCGACACGCCGACGCGCTGACCCAGATCGACGCGTTGTCGCTGAAGGAGGACGCTCGGGCGTGGCTCCTGCGGGAGACGGCCCGCAAGGTCTTCCGGCTCTGAACCGAGAGGAGGTCCCCATGTGTTCCTGCCGCGCCGCCACCAGGCGAGGTGTCGCCAGCCACGTCGGCCCGGCGACCGCGGAGCTCCGTCACGAGCACGAGGCCATCCTGCGCGCCCTCGCGATCCTCGAGCGGGCGGGCGAGCGGCTGGCCGCCGGGCAGCCGCTGAGCGAGCCGGCACTGGCCGAGCTCGTGGAGCTGATCCGGACGTTCGCCGACCGGTGCCACCACGGAAAGGAGGAGGACCAGCTCTTCCCGGCGCTGCGGGCGAAGGGGGTGGGGGAACCGCTCGCCGTCTTCCTCGAGGACCACGTGGAAGGGCGCGGCTACCTCGGGACCCTTTCGAGCCCGGCCCCGGCGGCCGAGCGGGCCGCGGCCGCCCGGCGGTACGTGGGACTCCTGCGCGACCACATCCAGCGGGAGAACGAGGTGCTCTTCCCGATGGCCGACGACGTGCTGACCGCCGACGAGCACGCCGACCTGGCGAAGCGCTACGAAGAGGTAGAGCGGCGCGTGGTGGGACCTGGCGTGCACGAGAAGCTCCTGGCGGCGCTCGACCGGCTCGAGGACGCCATCCCGTCGGGTCCGGAGCCGATGCGGTGAGCGTCAAGGTCGCCCGGGTCGACCGCGTCTCGATCGCGGTGCGGGACCTCGGGGCCGCTCGGGCGTTTTTCGAGCGGCTCTTCGGCGCGGAGTTCGGCGAGATCCAGGACGTGGCCGCCGACGGCTACCGCTATGTCCCGTTCACGCTGGCCGGCTTCACCCTTGAGCTCTTGGAGCCGTATCGCCCCGGCAACGTGATTGCGCGCTTCCTCGACAAGCGTGGCGAGGGGCTCTACCAGCTCTCGCTCATGGTCGAGGATCTCGACGAAGCCGTGACGGCGCTCGAGGCGGCCGGCCTCCGGGTCCTGGGCCCGCGCAGTTATCCCGAGGACGTGGTCCTGGAGGGCTGCCGCTGGAGGGAGGCCTTCGTCCACCCGCGGGATGCCTTCGGCGTGCTCCTCTTCCTGGGCGAGCGGACTCCCGTCACGCCCTGACCGGCTCCCCGCGCCTCGCGAATGATCCCGGCTAGGCGTGTGTCCGAGTAATCCGACGCCGACCACCAAGCGCGTGGTGCATCGAGAGGCGCTCCGAGCGGCGGCTGTGCCGCCGCAACCGAGGGGGGGCATCGGGGGGGGTCTTCCGAGACCCCCCCGAAAAGACCTAGGCCGCCGCCCGGCTGCCCGCCAGCTCCTTCACGATCTCGCCCACGAAGCTCTTGGCGTCGCCGAAGAGCATCATGGTCTTGTCGAGGTAGAAGAGCTCGTTCTCGATGCCGGCGAAGCCCGGCGCCATGCTGCGCTTGATCACCATCACGGTGCGGGCCTTGTCCACGTCGAGGATCGGCATGCCGTAGATGGGGCTCGCCGTGTCGTGCCGGGCCGCCGGGTTCACGACGTCGTTGGCGCCGATCACGAGCACCACATCCGTCCGCGGGAAGTCGGGGTTGATCTCCTCCATCTCCACGAGCCGCTCGTAGGGGATGTCGGCCTCGGCCAGCAGCACGTTCATGTGCCCGGGCATGCGTCCGGCCACCGGGTGGATGGCGAACTTCACGTCCACGCCGCGCTTGGTGAGGGCGTCGTAGAGCTCGCGCACCTTGTGCTGGGCCTGGGCCACGGCCATGCCGTAGCCCGGCACCACGATCACCGACGAGGACGCCCCCAGGATCTCGGCCGCCTCCTCGGGGCTCGCGCTCCGCACCGACCGCTGCTCCACCCGGGCGGCCGAGACCTGCACCTGGCCGAAGCCGCCGAAGAGCACGTTGGCAAAGGACCGGTTCATGGCCCGGCACATGATGACCGACAGGATGAAGCCCGAGGAGCCGTCCAGCGCTCCGGCCACGATCAGCAGCTTGTTGTCCAGCACGAAGCCCATCATGGACGCCGACAGCCCGGCATAGGAGTTGAGCAGCGCGATCACGGTCGGCATGTCGGCGCCCCCGATGGGGATGATGAGGAGCACCCCGAAGAGCAGCGCCAGCCCCGACATGACGGGGAAGAGCGCGGTCCGGGCCGGGTCGAGGACCAGGTAGCCCGCCACCGCGACGGCGATCCCCAGCAGGGACAGGTTCACGACGTTCTGGCCCCGGTAGACCACGGGCCGGCTCGGCACGAGGTCCTGGAGCTTCCCGAAGGCCATGAGGCTTCCGGTGAAGGTGAGGTAGCCCAGGATCACCTCCAGGCTCAGCACCGCCATCGTGAAGGTGGAGAGCTCACTCGGGTGGAGGTAGTACTCGGCGGTACCGACGAGCGCGGCCGCCAACGCGCCGAAGGCGTGGCTCAGCGCGGTCCGCTGGGGGACGTGGGTCATGGGCATGAAGACGGCCAGCGGCAGCCCGACGGCCGTGCCCGCCACGAAGCCCACCAGGATCCACCGATAGGAGATGACCTCGTGGTGCACCAGCGTCCCCACGATGGCCAGGGCCATGCCGATCTCCCCCACCAGCACCCCGCGACGGGCGGTGGTGGGGTGGCTCAGCCACTTCAGCGACAGAACGAAGGCGACCGCCGCCGCCAGGTAGGTCGCCTGGATGAAGTAGGTCTCCATCGCTATTTCCCCGGCTCCCGCCGCTTGAACATCTTGAGCATGCGGTCGGTGATCACGAAGCCGCCTACCACGTTGGCCATGGAGCAGGCCACGGCCAGCGTCCCCAGGACGGTGCTCAGCTCGCTCTTGCCCGCGCCCGCGATGATGATGGAGCCCACCAGCGAGATGGCCGAGATGGCGTTGGTGAGCGACATCAGCGGCGTGTGGAGCAGGGGGCTCACGCGCCGGATCACCTCGAGCCCCACGAAGGTGGCGAGGATGAACACGAACAGCTGACTCTCGAGGTTCGCCGTCATCCGCTGCCTCCTCCTCTCGGGGCTCAGACCCCGGCCGCGGCGGGCGCGGGTTGGGGCTGGAGTCCCAGCGCCTCGCGCACGCGCGGGTGGACGACCTCGCCGCCCCGCGCGACCAGGGTCTCGCGGGTGATCTCGTCCTCCAGGTTGGGCTCGGGCAGCCCCACCTTGGTCAGGTGGAGCAGGAACGCGGTCAGGTTCCGGGCGTACAGCTGGCTCGCGTGGTAGGGGATGCTGCTGGCCAGGTTCACCGGGCCGATGATGGTCACCCCGTGCTCCACCACGGTCTCGTGCATCCGCGTCAGCTCGCAATTGCCGCCGCGCTCGGCCGCCATGTCGATGATCACGGAGCCGCGCGTCATGCCGCGTACCATGTCGGCGGTGACGAGGACTGGCGCCTTCCGGCCCGGCACCACCGCCGTGGTGATCACGACATCGCTCTCGGCGACCACGCGCGCCATGAGCTCCCGCTGCCGCCGGTAGAAGGCCTCGTCCTGGGCCCGGGCGTAGCCGCCCTTGTCCTCGGCGGCTGCCGTGTCGAGTGGCAGCTCCACGAAGCGCGCCCCGAGGCTTTGCACCTGCTCTTTCACCGCCGGGCGCACGTCGTAGGCCGAGACCACGGCGCCGAGCCGGCGGGCGGTGGCGATGGCCTGGAGCCCGGCCACGCCGGCCCCCACCACGAGCACGCGGGCCGGCGGGATCGTCCCGGCGGCGGTGGTGAGCATGGGGAACATCCGGGGCAGGTGCTCGGCGGCCAGCAGCACGGCCTTGAAACCCGCCACGGTGGCCATGGAGGAGAGCGCGTCCATGTTCTGGGCGCGCGTGATGCGCGGCATCAGCTCCGCGGCGTAGGCCGTGGCGCCGGTCGCCGCGACCTCGCGCACCGTCTCCGGAGAGCCCACCGCTCGGAGGAAGCCCACCAGCACCTGACCGCGCCGGAGCAGGGGCAAGTCCGCGCGCCCCGTCTTGTCGTTGGCGCCGTGGGCCAGGACCTGGAGCATCACGTCGGCCGAGCCGAACACCTCGGCCCGCGCAGCGGCGATGCGGCCGCCCTTCTCGACGAAGGCCTGGTCGGGGTAGAAGGCGGCCTCGCCCGCGCCCCGCTCCAGGAGGACCTCGTGGCCCGCCTTGGCCAGCCCCGGCAGGACGCCGGGTACCAGCGCCACCCGGCGCTCGCCGGGGAACGTCTCCTTGGGCACGCCGAATATCATGCGTCCACCTCCTCGGTCACGAGAACGGTCCCAGGTGGGCAACGCTAGCGCCCGGGCGTCGAGCCGTCAAGCGCGGGAGCCTCGGTGTGTAGGGAGCCTCGGCTAGGGCGATTGGCTCCCGAAGATCCGTCGAACGGCTCATGACGACCATGCTGAAAAGTAGTATTGGGACGCTGGAGGAGGAGGCGTATGCCACGAGTCGAGGCTGGCCCCCGAGGGCTCGCGCGGACCCGGGTGGCTCCGCGCGTCGGTCGCGACTTGGCCATCGTGTTGCTTGCCGAGCATTTCTTCACGGGGTGACGGGAAGTGCCCGACCCCGGAGCGGCTCTTCGTGCAGGGGGAATGCCATGATACCTGGCTGGCTGGACGAGCTCGAGTGCGAGGTTGCGAGCTGTCTGCCGACCCGCGGAAGCATGTCGGTGTCGGAACTGGCGGCGGCGCTCGGAGTGTCGGAAGAGAGCGCGGCCAGTTACGTTTGGCTGCTGGTTTCCGCCCGCCGCCTCGGGATCGAGGGCCTGACACTCCCGGCTCCCGCCGTGGCTCCGGCCCGCGCCGCCTGAGCCACCCGCAGCCCGCGCCCTGGGACAGCGCTGCCCCGGCGCCCCGAGGGGTGGGGCGCCCGTCCGGGCACGCTGGGGCAGCGCCACCCCATGTGGGACTCGAAAGGCCCACGGGTGGCCGAGCTGTTCAGCCGGAACGTCGGCGTCTTCGGACGACCACCGGAGCAGTCCATCCGCTCGAACCTGTGGAGAAAGTCGACGCCTCCCGGGGCCCACCCGGGGCTCCCGTCCCGATTGCTGCCGTGAGTCCTTCGGCCGAAATCCTCTTGGCCCTTTCCTTGCTCTGACCGTGTCGCAATACCCGGTCGACGCGCGGGTGCGAACACCTATGGGACAGGGAGGAACCGCCGATTGGGGACAGCGGGCGTTTCGGCGAACCGGCCTGGGGCTAGGGTCAAGATCGGGTGATGGAGCTGTACCGCGTCGAGAAGGTTCCATACCGGGGCCCGCAACTCCTGCGGCAGCCCATGTACAACAAAGGCAGCGCGTTCAGCCGAGAGGAACGTGGCGCCCTCGGGCTCGAGGGCCTCCTGCCGTGGGCGGTCAGCTCCATGGAGCAGCAGGCCCGGCGCGCGTACGAGAACATCGTCCGGAAGACCGACCCGCTCGAGCGGCACATCGGGCTGGCGGCGCTCCACGACCGCAACGAGCACCTCTTTTACCGGGTGCTGAGCGACCACCTGGAGGAGTTCCTGCCGGTCGTCTACACGCCGACCGTCGGCCGCGCCTGTCAGGAGTTCAGCCACATCTTCCGTCAGGCCCGCGGGCTGTGGATCACACCGGCCCATCGCGGCCACGTCCACGAGCTCCTGGCCAACGCCCCCGTCGCCGACGTGCGCCTCATCGTGGTGACGGACAACGAGCGGATCCTCGGCCTGGGCGACCAGGGTGCCGGCGGCATGGGCATTCCCATCGGCAAGCTGGCCGTCTACACGGCCGCCGCCGGGATCGATCCCAGCCAGACCCTGCCGATCAGCCTGGACGTCGGGACGGACAATCCGGCACTGCTCGAGGACGACCTCTATCTGGGGTGGCCGTTCCCGCGGCTACGCGGCGAGACATACGACCGGCTCGTCGACGAGTTCGTGATGGCAGTCGCGCGGCGCTTCCCGCGCGCGCTGCTCCAGTGGGAGGACTTCAAGAAGCAGAACGCGTTCAACCTGCTGGACCGCTACCGTAAGACGCTGCCGTCGTTCAACGACGACATCCAGGGAACCGGGGCCACCGTCCTGGCGGGCCTCATCGCCGGGACCCGGATCACCGGGACACCGCTCGGCGCCCAGCGCGTCGTGATCGTCGGGGCCGGGGCCGCGGGCATCGGGATCGCCCGGCAGATCCGCGACGCGCTCGAGCGCGCGGGCGTGACCGGCGGCGCGCTCGTCCGGGCGGTCGCTCTCGTCGACGTCGGCGGCCTGCTGATCCGGCCCGACCCGGCGCTCGACCACTACCAGCGACCCTTCGCGTGGCCGGCCTCGTTGGCCGCCGCTGCCGGCCTCGCCGGACCGCACGGGCTCGAGGCGGTGATCCGGGCGCTTCAGCCGACGGCGCTCGTCGGCGTCTGCGGGCAGGCCGGGGCGTTCACGGAAGCCGCGGTGCGGGCCATGGCGGTGACGGCGGAGCGGCCGGTGATCCTTCCGCTCTCGAACCCGACCAGCCAGTCGGAGGCCGTGCCAGCCGACCTCTTGGCCTGGACGGATGGGCGTGCGCTGGTCGCGACCGGGAGCCCGTTCGATCCGGTGACCCACGGGGGCCGCAAAGTCCGGATCGGGCAGAGCAACAACGCGTTGGTCTTCCCGGGGCTCGGCCTCGGGGCGCTGGTGGCGGAGGCGCGAGAGGTCACCGACGCGATGTGCCGGGTGGCCGCCGAGTGTCTGGCCGACCAGGTCTCGAGCGCGGACCTGGCGGCCGGGAGTCTCTATCCGCCGGTCCGTGAGCTGCGCCGCGTTGCCCTCGCCATCGCAGGGGCCGTCGTGCGGGAAGCGCGGGACGCCGGGCTCGGCCGGCCGATTCCCGATGAGGCCATCCCGGCGGCGATCGCCGCCGCGACGTGGAAGCCATGCTATCCGCGGCTCTGCCAGGACTGACGCCGAATCCGAAGAGAGGGGGAAGAGAGGGGCTGTGATGGGACGTCCGATGGTCACGCTCGACGGCAATGAGGCGGCCGCGCAGGTCGCGTATCAGCTCAGCGAGGTGATCGCGATCTACCCCATCACGCCGGCCTCGGCGATGGGCGAATGGACGGATCAGTGGGCCGCCCACGGTCGGCCGAATCTCTGGGGGACGGTGCCGACGGTAGTCGAGATGCAGAGCGAGGGCGGCGCCGCCGGCGCCCTCCATGGGGCGCTGCAGGCCGGGTCGCTGGCGACGACGTTCACGGCGTCCCAGGGTTTGCTCCTCATGATCCCGAACATGTACAGGATCGCCGGCGAGCTGACGCCCACGGTCTTTCACGTGGCCGCCCGCTCGCTGGCCGCCCAGGCGCTCTCCATCTTCTGCGACCACGCCGACGTCATGGCGGCCCGGGCCACCGGCTTCGCGATGCTGGCGTCCTGCTCGGTCCAGGAGGCGATGGATCTGGCCGCGATCGCGCACGCCGCCACCCTGGAAGCGCGGGTGCCCTTCGTGCACTTCTTCGACGGCTTCCGCACCTCCCACGAGGTGGCGAAGATCGAGGCCTTGACGCCGGACGACCTGCGGGCCCTGACCGACGATGATCTGGTCCGGGCGCATCGCGCGCGGGCGCTCTCGCCGGATCGGCCCGTCGTCCGCGGGACGGCCCAGAACCCGGACATCTACTTCCAGGCCCGCGAGGCCGCCAACCCGTATTACCTGGCCTGCCCGACGATCGTCCAGAACGCGATGGACCGATTCGCGCGGCTGGTGGGGCGGCAGTACCACCTGTTCGACTACGTGGGCGCCCCGGATGCCGAGCGCATCGTCGTGCTGATGGGCTCGGGCGCCGAGTCAGTGGTCGAGACGGTCGAGCACCTGGTCGGCCGCGGCGAGAAGGTCGGCGTCGTCAAGGTCCGCCTCTACCGGCCGTTCTCGGTGGAGCGCCTCGTCGCCGCGTTCCCGTCGACCGTCCGGGCGCTCGCGGTGCTCGACCGGACCAAGGAGCCCGGGAGCGCGGGCGAGCCCCTGTACCTCGACGTGGCGGCGGCGGTGGGCGAGGCGGTGGCCGCGGGGACGGCGCCGTTCCGGACGCTGCCCCGCATCGTGGGCGGCCGCTACGGGCTCTCGTCGAAGGAGTTCACGCCGGCCATGGTCAAGGCGGTCTTCGACGAGCTGGGCCGCGACCGGCCGAGGAACCACTTCACCGTCGGCATCCACGACGACGTCACCCACACCAGCCTGGACTACGATCCGGCGTTCTCCACCGAGGCCCCCGACACGGTGCGCGCGCTTTTCTACGGCCTGGGGGCCGACGGGACGGTGGGGGCCAACAAGAACTCGATCAAAATCATCGGGGAGGAGACCCCGAACCACGCCCAGGGGTACTTCGTCTACGACTCGAAGAAGTCGGGCTCGGTCACGATCTCGCACCTCCGCTTCGGTCCCCGGCCGATCCACTCGACGTACCTCGTGACCCGGGCGACCTTCGTCGCCTGCCATCAGTTCTCGCTCCTCGAGCG is part of the Candidatus Methylomirabilota bacterium genome and encodes:
- a CDS encoding acyl-CoA dehydratase activase; this translates as MIFGAGVDVGSTQTKAVIVDESRAIVARSLITTGANVTRAAENAFLRACESAGLPREAVGYVVGTGYGRYKVTFGEAQITEITCHARGAQTLFPRTRTVIDMGGQDTKAIKTGPDGSVLDFAMNDKCAAGTGRFLSAAADVTGVSLDEIGPLALQAKVPVRLTSVCTVFVESDIMSYLAQRKTVEDILGGVHKAIATRTMSLVRRVGVEDEVTFTGGVSRNIGMVRALEAVLGRPLNVSDEGHYMGALGAALFALERAQAAAAGDRAPAVAGRS
- a CDS encoding acyl-CoA dehydratase activase, producing the protein MLVAGVDLGSGTTKCVLVDEQGAVRGRGSIRTKVDFAKVARETLEAARLDAGPTGGDVGYVATTGLGRYAIPFRDIQITDLTCGARGAAALCPESRYVLDIGAQCSRAIKLRDGGKVKEFHMNEKCAAGSGGFLERAAKYLEVTITDIGPLSLRAAKSRPISSVCAVLAESEIINHVSDGATVESILRGIHDSLADRALSLLKRVGLDGAVAFIGGVAQQEGMVVALREKLRVPVHVPESPQFTTALGAALLGLQRYRKLATIATGGRP
- a CDS encoding amidohydrolase family protein; its protein translation is MIGVVDYWCNLFTPEGIRACFEDQEELREVFRWWRMEDRLKGHSPKEFLGLMDEAGVETVLVPAAKMRSFRTQRLIWDVAVRDVAELCEAAPDRIAGLYGIDPWSRMGGVRELEEAVRRQRFVGAHLHPYGFGLPLNAAAYYPFYAKCVELDVPLVVQVGHSAESMPSALGRPLLLDDVALYFPELRIVAAHTGWPWVEELVALAWKHPNVYIGTSAHAPRYWDPALVRFLSSRGVGKVLFGTDYPVLRHADALTQIDALSLKEDARAWLLRETARKVFRL
- a CDS encoding hemerythrin domain-containing protein, whose translation is MCSCRAATRRGVASHVGPATAELRHEHEAILRALAILERAGERLAAGQPLSEPALAELVELIRTFADRCHHGKEEDQLFPALRAKGVGEPLAVFLEDHVEGRGYLGTLSSPAPAAERAAAARRYVGLLRDHIQRENEVLFPMADDVLTADEHADLAKRYEEVERRVVGPGVHEKLLAALDRLEDAIPSGPEPMR
- a CDS encoding VOC family protein; its protein translation is MSVKVARVDRVSIAVRDLGAARAFFERLFGAEFGEIQDVAADGYRYVPFTLAGFTLELLEPYRPGNVIARFLDKRGEGLYQLSLMVEDLDEAVTALEAAGLRVLGPRSYPEDVVLEGCRWREAFVHPRDAFGVLLFLGERTPVTP
- a CDS encoding NAD(P)(+) transhydrogenase (Re/Si-specific) subunit beta, with translation METYFIQATYLAAAVAFVLSLKWLSHPTTARRGVLVGEIGMALAIVGTLVHHEVISYRWILVGFVAGTAVGLPLAVFMPMTHVPQRTALSHAFGALAAALVGTAEYYLHPSELSTFTMAVLSLEVILGYLTFTGSLMAFGKLQDLVPSRPVVYRGQNVVNLSLLGIAVAVAGYLVLDPARTALFPVMSGLALLFGVLLIIPIGGADMPTVIALLNSYAGLSASMMGFVLDNKLLIVAGALDGSSGFILSVIMCRAMNRSFANVLFGGFGQVQVSAARVEQRSVRSASPEEAAEILGASSSVIVVPGYGMAVAQAQHKVRELYDALTKRGVDVKFAIHPVAGRMPGHMNVLLAEADIPYERLVEMEEINPDFPRTDVVLVIGANDVVNPAARHDTASPIYGMPILDVDKARTVMVIKRSMAPGFAGIENELFYLDKTMMLFGDAKSFVGEIVKELAGSRAAA
- a CDS encoding NAD(P) transhydrogenase subunit alpha gives rise to the protein MTANLESQLFVFILATFVGLEVIRRVSPLLHTPLMSLTNAISAISLVGSIIIAGAGKSELSTVLGTLAVACSMANVVGGFVITDRMLKMFKRREPGK
- a CDS encoding Re/Si-specific NAD(P)(+) transhydrogenase subunit alpha, encoding MIFGVPKETFPGERRVALVPGVLPGLAKAGHEVLLERGAGEAAFYPDQAFVEKGGRIAAARAEVFGSADVMLQVLAHGANDKTGRADLPLLRRGQVLVGFLRAVGSPETVREVAATGATAYAAELMPRITRAQNMDALSSMATVAGFKAVLLAAEHLPRMFPMLTTAAGTIPPARVLVVGAGVAGLQAIATARRLGAVVSAYDVRPAVKEQVQSLGARFVELPLDTAAAEDKGGYARAQDEAFYRRQRELMARVVAESDVVITTAVVPGRKAPVLVTADMVRGMTRGSVIIDMAAERGGNCELTRMHETVVEHGVTIIGPVNLASSIPYHASQLYARNLTAFLLHLTKVGLPEPNLEDEITRETLVARGGEVVHPRVREALGLQPQPAPAAAGV
- a CDS encoding NAD-dependent malic enzyme, translating into MELYRVEKVPYRGPQLLRQPMYNKGSAFSREERGALGLEGLLPWAVSSMEQQARRAYENIVRKTDPLERHIGLAALHDRNEHLFYRVLSDHLEEFLPVVYTPTVGRACQEFSHIFRQARGLWITPAHRGHVHELLANAPVADVRLIVVTDNERILGLGDQGAGGMGIPIGKLAVYTAAAGIDPSQTLPISLDVGTDNPALLEDDLYLGWPFPRLRGETYDRLVDEFVMAVARRFPRALLQWEDFKKQNAFNLLDRYRKTLPSFNDDIQGTGATVLAGLIAGTRITGTPLGAQRVVIVGAGAAGIGIARQIRDALERAGVTGGALVRAVALVDVGGLLIRPDPALDHYQRPFAWPASLAAAAGLAGPHGLEAVIRALQPTALVGVCGQAGAFTEAAVRAMAVTAERPVILPLSNPTSQSEAVPADLLAWTDGRALVATGSPFDPVTHGGRKVRIGQSNNALVFPGLGLGALVAEAREVTDAMCRVAAECLADQVSSADLAAGSLYPPVRELRRVALAIAGAVVREARDAGLGRPIPDEAIPAAIAAATWKPCYPRLCQD